Proteins encoded together in one Bradyrhizobium sp. PSBB068 window:
- a CDS encoding adenylate/guanylate cyclase domain-containing protein produces the protein MRRLKAIRRWFGRRFGYARLACVALLVGFAALRAADPAPVQEIRVRTFDTFQVLEPRKKTARPVTIVDIDEKSLADPRLGQWPWPRTRLADIVINLTRLGAVVIAFDSVFSEPDRLNPDIAADTFSSLDEEMRARLRQLPSNDSILADAIKNSRVVLGESGAPNVRADLNEKLPVTGLAMLGEEPQQFMFEFPGLLRNVPVLEEAAAGRGLFTIRPERDGIVRRVPMMMVAQGVTMPSLTFEMLRVAGGSGTILIKADKGGIQSLGITGFAIPTDLYGQLWIHYARRDPSIYVSAVDVLDGRVSPDRIAGKLILIGTSSVGLNDIKTTPVTPAMPGVEVHAQVLESALTGDVVSQPSYGIAIEFFAAMIMGLLVIAFAPKFGPVTLVVVGGLFASVLIGTSWYFYSQHRLLIDFTYPLMSTTAIYLTLIFSAFVREQQQRRQIRSQFVQYMSPALVEQLAQSPERLVLGGEEREMTIMFSDMRGFTSISETYKSDPQGLTALMNRFLTPLSNAILARKGTIDKYMGDAIMAFWNAPLDDKQHQLNACDAALDMLERVDDLNRAREQEAKEGGHVYVPLNIGVGLNTGTCVVGNMGSDVRFDYSVFGDSVNLASRLEGQSKEYGFPIIVGSKTALAVKEKFAILELDFIMVKGKKEPEVIYAIAGREDVAGSGRFQRLRNLTIEMLACYRSRDWDGALAAIERGRKTDEAQALQYLYRLYEARIRAFQKEPPPDDWDGAFALTTK, from the coding sequence ATGAGACGGCTGAAGGCGATACGAAGGTGGTTCGGACGGCGCTTCGGCTATGCGCGGCTGGCCTGCGTGGCGCTATTGGTCGGCTTTGCCGCGCTGCGGGCCGCCGATCCGGCTCCGGTGCAGGAGATTCGCGTCAGGACGTTCGACACATTTCAGGTGCTCGAACCCCGGAAGAAGACCGCGCGGCCCGTCACCATCGTCGATATCGACGAGAAGAGCCTCGCCGATCCCCGGCTCGGGCAATGGCCGTGGCCGCGGACGCGGCTCGCCGACATCGTCATCAACCTGACCCGGCTCGGCGCCGTGGTGATCGCGTTCGACTCGGTGTTCTCCGAGCCCGACCGCCTCAATCCCGATATCGCGGCCGATACGTTCAGCAGCCTCGATGAGGAGATGCGCGCCAGGCTGCGGCAGCTACCGAGCAATGACAGCATCCTGGCCGACGCCATCAAGAACTCGCGCGTGGTGCTCGGCGAATCCGGCGCGCCCAATGTGCGCGCCGACCTCAACGAAAAGCTGCCGGTCACCGGGCTTGCAATGCTCGGCGAGGAGCCGCAGCAGTTCATGTTCGAGTTTCCCGGATTGTTGCGCAACGTGCCGGTGCTCGAGGAGGCCGCCGCCGGGCGGGGCCTGTTCACGATCAGGCCGGAGCGCGACGGCATCGTCAGGCGGGTGCCGATGATGATGGTCGCGCAGGGCGTCACCATGCCGTCGCTGACGTTCGAAATGCTGCGGGTGGCCGGCGGCTCCGGCACCATCCTGATCAAGGCCGACAAGGGCGGCATCCAGAGCCTCGGCATCACGGGCTTTGCGATCCCGACCGACCTCTACGGCCAGCTCTGGATCCATTATGCCCGCCGCGACCCCTCGATCTATGTTTCGGCCGTCGATGTGCTGGATGGGCGGGTCTCGCCGGACAGAATCGCCGGCAAGCTGATCCTGATCGGCACCTCCTCGGTCGGGCTGAACGACATCAAGACCACGCCGGTGACGCCGGCCATGCCCGGGGTCGAGGTTCATGCCCAGGTGCTGGAGAGCGCGCTGACCGGCGACGTCGTTTCACAGCCGAGCTACGGCATCGCCATCGAGTTCTTTGCCGCGATGATCATGGGGCTGCTGGTCATCGCCTTCGCGCCGAAATTCGGTCCGGTGACGCTGGTCGTCGTCGGCGGCCTGTTTGCCTCGGTGCTGATCGGTACGTCCTGGTATTTCTATTCGCAGCACCGGCTCCTGATCGATTTCACCTATCCGCTGATGTCGACCACGGCGATCTACCTGACGCTGATCTTCTCCGCCTTCGTGCGCGAGCAGCAGCAGCGTCGGCAGATCAGGTCGCAGTTCGTGCAGTACATGTCGCCCGCGCTGGTCGAGCAGCTGGCGCAGTCGCCGGAGCGGCTCGTGCTCGGCGGCGAGGAGCGCGAGATGACAATCATGTTCTCGGACATGCGCGGCTTCACCTCGATCTCGGAGACCTACAAGAGCGATCCGCAGGGCCTCACGGCGCTGATGAATCGTTTCCTCACACCGCTCTCCAACGCGATCCTCGCCCGCAAGGGCACCATCGACAAATATATGGGCGACGCCATCATGGCGTTCTGGAACGCGCCGCTCGACGACAAGCAGCACCAGCTCAACGCCTGCGACGCTGCGCTCGACATGCTGGAGCGCGTCGACGACCTCAACCGCGCGCGCGAGCAGGAGGCGAAGGAGGGTGGCCACGTCTATGTGCCGCTCAACATCGGCGTCGGTCTCAACACCGGCACCTGCGTGGTCGGCAACATGGGCTCCGATGTGCGCTTCGACTATTCGGTGTTCGGCGACAGCGTCAATCTGGCCTCGCGTCTCGAGGGGCAATCCAAGGAGTACGGCTTCCCGATCATCGTGGGGTCGAAGACCGCGCTCGCGGTGAAGGAGAAGTTCGCCATCCTCGAGCTCGACTTCATCATGGTGAAGGGCAAGAAGGAGCCCGAGGTGATCTATGCGATCGCCGGGCGTGAGGACGTCGCCGGCTCCGGCCGCTTCCAGCGGCTGCGCAACCTGACCATCGAGATGCTGGCCTGCTACCGCAGCCGCGATTGGGATGGCGCGCTCGCCGCGATCGAGCGTGGCCGCAAGACCGACGAGGCGCAGGCCTTGCAATATCTCTACCGCCTCTACGAGGCACGCATCCGCGCCTTCCAGAAGGAGCCGCCGCCGGATGATTGGGACGGCGCATTTGCGTTGACGACGAAATAG
- a CDS encoding ABC transporter substrate-binding protein — MRARNSILMAAMALALTAGWPGMSARAESVVRYGISMADIPLTTGQPDRGAGAYQFTAYTIYDPLVAWEMDVADRPGKLVPGLATEWKVDDADKTKWRFTLRKGVKFHDGSDFNADAVIWNLDKVLNDKAPQFDKRQSAQVKTRLPSVASYAKIDDFTVEITTKTVDSFFPYQMLWFLVSSPAQYDKLGKDWDKFASQPSGTGPFKLTKLVPRELAELTKNPDYWDKKRLAKADKLILIPMPEALTRTNALLAGQVDLIETPAPDAVPQLKAAGMRIVDNVTPHVWNYHLSVLPGSPWTDIRLRKALNLAIDRDAVVGLMSGLAKPAKGQVDPSSPWFGKPTFELKYDLAAAKKLVEEAGYSKDKPLKTTFIIAQGGTGQMLSLPMNEFLQQSFKEIGIDIDFKVVELETLYSHWRKGAADEMNAGITANNIAYVTSDPLYAIVRFFHSGQVAPTGVNWGGYKNPKVDALIDEAKQTFDSAKQDALLAQAHALIVDDAALVWVVHDTNPHALSPKVKTFVQAQHWFQDLTQIGLE, encoded by the coding sequence ATGCGTGCGCGCAATTCGATCCTGATGGCGGCAATGGCGCTTGCCCTGACCGCGGGCTGGCCCGGCATGTCGGCACGGGCGGAGTCCGTTGTGCGCTACGGCATTTCGATGGCCGACATTCCGCTGACGACCGGCCAGCCCGATCGCGGTGCCGGCGCCTATCAGTTCACCGCCTACACGATCTACGATCCGCTGGTGGCCTGGGAAATGGATGTTGCCGACCGGCCCGGCAAACTGGTGCCCGGGCTTGCGACCGAATGGAAGGTCGACGATGCCGACAAGACCAAGTGGCGCTTCACGCTGCGCAAGGGCGTCAAGTTTCATGACGGCAGTGACTTCAACGCCGATGCCGTGATCTGGAATCTCGACAAGGTGCTGAACGATAAGGCACCGCAATTCGACAAGCGGCAGAGCGCGCAGGTGAAAACCCGCCTGCCCTCGGTTGCGAGCTACGCCAAGATCGACGACTTCACTGTCGAGATCACCACCAAGACAGTCGATTCCTTCTTTCCCTACCAGATGCTCTGGTTCCTGGTCTCGAGCCCGGCGCAATACGACAAGCTCGGCAAGGACTGGGACAAGTTCGCAAGCCAGCCCTCCGGCACCGGCCCGTTCAAGCTGACCAAGCTGGTGCCGCGCGAGCTCGCTGAGCTGACCAAGAACCCGGACTATTGGGACAAGAAGCGGCTGGCAAAGGCCGACAAGCTGATCCTGATCCCGATGCCGGAGGCGCTGACCCGCACCAACGCGCTGCTCGCCGGGCAGGTTGATCTGATCGAGACGCCGGCGCCCGACGCCGTACCGCAGCTCAAGGCCGCCGGCATGAGGATCGTCGACAATGTGACGCCGCATGTCTGGAACTATCATCTGAGCGTGCTTCCGGGCTCGCCCTGGACCGACATCCGCCTGCGCAAGGCGCTCAACCTCGCGATCGACCGCGACGCCGTGGTCGGCCTGATGAGCGGCCTCGCCAAGCCGGCCAAGGGCCAGGTCGACCCGTCGAGCCCGTGGTTCGGCAAGCCGACCTTCGAGCTGAAATACGATCTCGCGGCCGCAAAGAAGCTGGTGGAGGAAGCCGGCTATTCAAAGGACAAGCCGCTGAAGACGACCTTCATCATCGCCCAAGGCGGCACCGGGCAGATGCTGTCGCTGCCGATGAACGAATTCCTGCAGCAAAGCTTCAAGGAGATCGGCATCGATATCGACTTCAAGGTGGTCGAGCTCGAGACGTTGTACTCGCATTGGCGCAAGGGCGCAGCCGACGAGATGAATGCCGGCATCACCGCCAACAACATCGCCTATGTCACCTCGGACCCGCTCTACGCCATCGTGCGGTTCTTCCATTCCGGCCAAGTGGCGCCGACGGGCGTCAACTGGGGCGGCTACAAGAATCCGAAGGTCGACGCCTTGATCGACGAGGCCAAGCAGACCTTCGACAGCGCCAAACAAGACGCACTGCTGGCGCAGGCGCACGCGCTGATCGTCGACGACGCCGCGCTGGTCTGGGTGGTGCACGACACCAATCCGCACGCGCTGTCGCCGAAGGTGAAGACCTTCGTGCAGGCGCAGCACTGGTTCCAGGACCTGACGCAGATCGGGCTGGAGTAG
- a CDS encoding ABC transporter substrate-binding protein translates to MRNNKTNATAFMLALAIAAGVPAIAGAETVLRIGMTAADIPRTLGQPDQGFEGNRFTGLTIYDALTMWDLSSSDKASAMIPGLATEWKVDDADKTKWVFKLRPGVSFHDGSPFNADAVVWNVDKVLKQDAPQYDASQVGVTASRMPTLVSARKIDDMTVELTTKEPDSFLPINLTNLFMASPAKWQQFYDKAEGADAKAKSQAAWAAFAKDASGTGPWKMSSFTPRERLELVKNENYWDKARVPKTDKMVLLPMPEANARTAALLSGQVNWIEAPAPDALPEIKQRGFNLYSNEEPHVWPWQFSRVEGSPWNDIRVRKAANLCIDREGLRDGLLAGLMVPATGTFEPGHPWRGNPTFQIKYDKPAAQKLMQEAGFGPNKKLTVKIQTSASGSGQMLPLPMNEYLQQALAECYFDVQLDVIEWNTLFTNWRRGTKDPSANGSNAINVTYAAMDPFFALVRFLQSGMAPPVSNNWGFNNNPKFDELVKKARQTFEPAARDAALAELHAASVDDAAFLYVAHDVAPRAMSPKVKGFVQPKSWFVDFSPVTVAP, encoded by the coding sequence ATGCGTAACAACAAGACCAATGCGACGGCATTCATGCTGGCGCTCGCGATTGCTGCCGGCGTGCCGGCGATCGCCGGCGCCGAGACCGTGCTGCGTATTGGCATGACGGCTGCCGATATTCCGCGCACGCTCGGTCAGCCCGACCAGGGTTTTGAAGGCAACCGCTTCACTGGCTTGACGATATATGACGCGCTGACGATGTGGGACCTGTCGTCGTCGGACAAGGCCAGCGCGATGATCCCGGGCCTTGCCACCGAGTGGAAGGTCGACGATGCCGACAAGACCAAGTGGGTTTTCAAGCTGCGTCCCGGCGTCAGCTTTCATGATGGCTCGCCGTTCAATGCCGACGCGGTGGTCTGGAACGTCGACAAGGTGCTGAAGCAGGATGCGCCGCAATACGACGCGAGCCAGGTCGGCGTCACCGCTTCGCGCATGCCGACCTTGGTCTCGGCGCGCAAGATCGACGACATGACGGTGGAGCTGACCACCAAGGAGCCGGACAGCTTCCTGCCGATCAACCTCACCAATCTGTTCATGGCGAGCCCGGCCAAGTGGCAGCAGTTCTACGACAAGGCCGAAGGCGCCGACGCCAAGGCGAAGTCGCAGGCCGCATGGGCCGCATTCGCCAAGGACGCGTCGGGCACCGGCCCCTGGAAGATGTCGAGCTTCACCCCGCGCGAGCGGCTCGAGCTGGTGAAGAACGAGAACTATTGGGACAAGGCCCGCGTGCCGAAGACTGACAAGATGGTGCTGTTGCCGATGCCGGAGGCCAATGCGCGCACCGCGGCGCTGCTGTCCGGGCAGGTCAACTGGATCGAGGCGCCGGCGCCGGACGCATTGCCCGAGATCAAGCAGCGTGGCTTCAACCTCTATTCCAACGAGGAGCCGCATGTCTGGCCCTGGCAGTTTTCCCGCGTCGAGGGCTCGCCGTGGAATGACATCCGCGTCCGCAAGGCCGCCAACCTCTGCATCGATCGCGAAGGGCTGCGCGACGGTCTGCTCGCAGGCCTGATGGTGCCGGCGACCGGCACGTTCGAGCCGGGCCATCCCTGGCGCGGCAATCCGACCTTCCAGATCAAGTACGACAAGCCGGCCGCCCAGAAGCTGATGCAGGAGGCGGGCTTCGGTCCGAACAAGAAGCTGACGGTCAAGATCCAGACCTCGGCGTCGGGTTCGGGCCAGATGCTGCCGCTGCCGATGAACGAATATCTGCAACAGGCGTTGGCGGAGTGCTACTTCGATGTGCAGCTCGACGTCATCGAGTGGAACACGCTGTTCACCAACTGGCGGCGCGGCACCAAGGATCCGTCGGCCAACGGTTCGAACGCGATCAACGTCACCTATGCGGCGATGGATCCGTTCTTCGCGCTGGTGCGCTTCCTGCAGTCCGGCATGGCGCCGCCGGTCTCCAACAATTGGGGCTTCAACAACAATCCGAAGTTTGACGAGCTAGTGAAGAAGGCGCGCCAGACCTTCGAGCCGGCGGCGCGCGACGCGGCGCTCGCCGAGCTGCATGCGGCCTCGGTCGATGATGCGGCGTTCCTCTACGTCGCCCACGACGTCGCGCCGCGGGCGATGAGCCCGAAGGTGAAGGGCTTCGTGCAGCCGAAGAGCTGGTTCGTCGACTTCTCGCCGGTCACGGTCGCGCCGTGA
- a CDS encoding VCBS domain-containing protein — MNFVEKFDGHLPSADAYARGSAYVESVTSNAPPGAITVDDGQLLFTGDFKRTGLDLVISKDDRELVLHDYFKGEKRAALASPEGAHLTGNLVNALTGYTQYAQAGGAAEPAKVIGHVTKLTGGATAIRNGVAVVLNQGDNVNKGDVVQSGSDSTLGITFIDGTVFGLGPNAKMVLNEMIYDPNGSSNSSLMSLVSGTISFVAGATAKHGDMKVDTPVATMGIRGTAVLVEIDFDVQGSGGVPPAKFQVLVEPDGSTGSYILFDKTTLNPIATVDQAGTQTIVNGQGSVSFVSSAQLSTDAQKLISDVFALKFTDNNNPNTKLTTNFTDSIVPVTTILKLATGDVILPTSLLLALTGNAGPEAASAKPDHAPGAPHVVTQNASFTEQAGLTHSALPDTVTGQITWTDVNLGDRPSAAVSFSTFSYHDAGGKDVTSQLTAAELAAIKAVEIPLLLQSDPNNTNVGSATWTYSLADGAFDFLAAGETLTLTYLVRVDNNYAPSNETAFKTITITITGTNDTPVVTSAPQVASITELPWTTNSAAPDTAHGAITFTDADLTDTHTVTITGVTEAGVTTGLADHATVLSWLSLGALTDSTDGVMGSRAWTFSATDKSFDYLAAGETLTLVYTIQIDDQHGGVVTVPVTITIVGTDDKPVITSPTQAATITEVPETTGSVSHDTASGTVTFTDVDLSDTHSVTVAGVTEAGVTSGLPDQATVLSWMSLGTLKDSTGGVTGTDVWTFSAADKSFDYLAAGEKLTLTYLIQVDDHHGGVVTQPVTITITGTNDVPTFTTEPQTATIAEQPDTTGSSKPDVAQGVVGFADVDLSDTHTVSITRVTEQGTTTGLPESEPTILNWLSLGALTDSTGHVTGSQAWTFSAADKSFDYLAAGETLTLTYTIQVDDHHGGVVSQPVTITITGSNDVPTVTSAAQTASIAEQPNTTGSSKPDSASGVVTFTDVDLSDTHTMTITGVAEAGATAGLPKDQSTILNWLSLGTLTDSTNGMTGSQAWTFSAADKNFDYLAAGETLTLTYTIQLDDHHGGIVNTPVTITIHGANDAPTLADVNAGTLTDTAAYDTFSPLTGTLHGHDVDDGETATLTYAALNSDHAAVTQITGLYGLLTVNPNGTYSYVPDAAAINALPKGTYADTFTVETVDVHGAVGTATLTVDVIGANDAPVIHTDNISITENPNGTDTISGLTVTDIDATATENFLLAATTVGSGSSVTPPAQAGHLADINAALVSSALTYHPGTAPTDTVTPSVTDGNGASDTVNLIFNVQQNPTAPVTLTSTAGKDVLFGTAGYQDQFVFAPNFNHDTILNFKPGIDHIDLTAVVSTGDVDTWISQHVAASPTNAADTLITIDSADTITLRNVSPAALGHNDFLLHVT; from the coding sequence GTGAACTTTGTCGAGAAATTCGACGGCCATTTGCCGAGCGCGGACGCTTACGCCCGCGGATCGGCATACGTCGAAAGCGTTACCTCGAATGCTCCGCCTGGCGCGATCACGGTCGACGACGGGCAATTGCTGTTCACCGGCGACTTCAAGCGAACCGGGCTCGATCTCGTCATCTCGAAGGACGATCGGGAACTCGTCCTGCACGACTATTTCAAGGGCGAGAAGCGCGCGGCGCTGGCCTCGCCTGAAGGCGCGCACCTCACCGGCAACCTCGTCAACGCACTCACCGGTTACACCCAATATGCCCAGGCCGGCGGCGCGGCGGAGCCGGCCAAGGTCATCGGCCATGTCACCAAGCTCACGGGCGGCGCCACCGCCATCCGCAACGGCGTCGCTGTTGTCCTGAACCAGGGTGACAACGTCAACAAGGGCGATGTGGTGCAGTCGGGCAGCGACTCGACGCTCGGCATCACCTTCATCGACGGCACCGTGTTCGGTCTCGGACCGAACGCCAAGATGGTGCTGAACGAGATGATCTACGACCCGAACGGGTCGAGCAATTCGTCGCTGATGAGCCTCGTCTCGGGCACCATCTCGTTCGTCGCCGGCGCCACCGCCAAGCATGGCGACATGAAGGTCGATACGCCGGTCGCGACCATGGGCATCCGCGGCACCGCGGTGCTGGTCGAGATCGATTTCGACGTGCAGGGCTCGGGCGGCGTGCCGCCGGCCAAATTTCAGGTGCTGGTCGAGCCCGACGGCAGCACCGGCTCCTACATCCTGTTCGACAAGACGACGCTCAATCCGATCGCAACCGTCGATCAGGCCGGCACCCAGACCATCGTCAACGGCCAGGGCAGCGTCAGCTTCGTCTCGTCGGCGCAGCTGTCGACCGATGCGCAGAAGCTGATCTCGGACGTCTTCGCGCTGAAGTTTACCGACAACAACAATCCCAACACCAAGCTTACGACGAACTTCACCGACAGCATCGTCCCGGTCACGACAATCCTCAAGCTCGCGACCGGCGATGTGATCCTGCCGACAAGCTTGCTGCTGGCCCTGACCGGCAATGCCGGGCCAGAGGCCGCTTCCGCGAAGCCCGACCACGCTCCCGGTGCGCCGCATGTCGTGACCCAGAATGCTTCGTTCACCGAACAGGCCGGGCTGACCCATAGCGCGCTGCCCGACACGGTGACCGGCCAGATCACCTGGACGGACGTCAATCTCGGCGACAGGCCCAGTGCGGCGGTCAGCTTCAGCACGTTCAGCTACCACGACGCCGGCGGCAAGGACGTGACCTCGCAGCTGACGGCGGCGGAACTGGCGGCCATCAAGGCGGTCGAGATCCCGTTGCTGCTGCAGAGCGATCCGAACAACACCAATGTCGGCTCGGCGACCTGGACCTACAGCCTTGCCGACGGCGCCTTCGACTTCCTGGCCGCCGGCGAGACCTTGACGCTGACCTATCTGGTGCGCGTCGATAACAACTATGCGCCGAGCAACGAGACCGCGTTCAAGACCATCACCATCACGATCACCGGTACCAACGACACGCCGGTGGTGACATCTGCGCCGCAGGTCGCTTCGATCACCGAGCTGCCATGGACGACGAATTCCGCCGCGCCGGATACCGCGCACGGCGCGATCACGTTCACCGATGCGGATCTGACCGACACGCATACGGTCACCATCACCGGCGTCACCGAAGCCGGCGTCACCACGGGACTCGCCGACCACGCCACCGTGCTAAGCTGGCTGTCGCTGGGCGCGCTGACCGATTCGACCGATGGCGTGATGGGATCGCGCGCCTGGACGTTCTCGGCAACCGACAAGAGTTTCGATTATCTCGCCGCCGGCGAGACGCTGACTCTGGTCTACACGATCCAGATCGATGACCAGCATGGCGGCGTCGTCACGGTCCCCGTCACGATCACGATCGTCGGCACCGACGACAAGCCGGTGATCACGTCGCCGACGCAGGCGGCAACCATCACCGAGGTGCCGGAGACGACCGGTTCGGTGAGCCACGATACCGCGTCCGGCACGGTGACCTTCACCGACGTCGATCTCAGCGACACCCACAGCGTCACCGTCGCCGGTGTCACCGAAGCCGGCGTCACGTCAGGGCTCCCCGATCAGGCGACGGTGCTGAGCTGGATGTCGCTCGGCACGCTGAAGGATTCGACCGGCGGCGTGACCGGAACGGACGTCTGGACTTTCTCGGCCGCCGACAAGAGTTTCGACTATCTCGCGGCCGGCGAGAAGCTGACGCTGACTTACCTGATCCAGGTCGACGACCATCATGGCGGCGTCGTCACCCAGCCCGTCACCATCACCATCACGGGCACCAACGACGTTCCGACATTCACCACCGAGCCGCAGACCGCGACCATCGCCGAGCAGCCCGATACGACGGGTTCATCGAAGCCGGACGTGGCCCAGGGCGTGGTGGGATTTGCCGACGTCGATCTCAGCGACACCCACACCGTGTCCATCACCAGAGTGACCGAGCAGGGGACGACCACGGGCCTGCCTGAGAGCGAGCCAACGATCCTGAACTGGCTGTCGCTTGGGGCGCTGACGGATTCGACCGGCCATGTGACCGGATCGCAGGCCTGGACGTTCTCGGCCGCGGACAAGAGTTTCGACTATCTCGCCGCCGGCGAGACGTTGACGCTGACCTACACGATCCAGGTCGACGACCATCATGGTGGTGTGGTCAGCCAGCCGGTGACGATCACGATCACCGGCAGCAACGACGTGCCGACGGTCACGTCGGCGGCGCAGACGGCCAGCATCGCCGAGCAGCCCAACACCACGGGCTCATCCAAGCCGGACAGCGCATCGGGCGTGGTGACCTTCACCGATGTGGACCTCAGCGACACCCACACGATGACCATCACCGGCGTCGCCGAAGCCGGGGCGACCGCAGGCCTGCCCAAGGATCAATCCACCATCCTGAACTGGCTGTCGCTGGGGACGCTGACGGATTCGACGAACGGGATGACCGGATCGCAGGCCTGGACGTTCTCGGCCGCGGACAAGAATTTCGACTATCTCGCCGCCGGCGAGACGCTGACGCTGACCTACACGATCCAGCTCGACGATCATCATGGCGGCATCGTCAACACGCCCGTGACGATCACCATCCACGGCGCCAACGACGCGCCGACGCTCGCCGACGTCAATGCCGGCACGCTGACCGATACCGCCGCCTACGACACGTTCAGCCCACTCACCGGCACGCTGCACGGCCACGACGTCGACGACGGCGAGACGGCGACGCTGACCTATGCCGCCCTCAATTCCGACCACGCCGCGGTCACGCAGATCACAGGTCTCTACGGCTTGCTCACCGTCAACCCCAACGGCACCTACAGCTACGTTCCCGATGCTGCCGCGATCAACGCGCTGCCCAAGGGGACCTATGCCGACACCTTCACCGTCGAGACGGTCGACGTGCACGGCGCCGTCGGAACGGCGACGCTGACGGTCGACGTCATCGGCGCCAACGATGCGCCTGTGATCCACACCGACAACATCAGCATCACCGAGAATCCAAACGGGACGGACACGATCTCCGGCCTCACCGTGACGGATATCGACGCCACGGCTACCGAGAACTTTCTGCTGGCGGCGACGACGGTCGGTTCGGGCAGCAGCGTGACACCGCCCGCGCAAGCGGGGCACCTCGCCGACATCAACGCGGCGCTGGTATCGTCGGCACTCACCTATCACCCCGGCACCGCGCCGACCGACACCGTCACGCCCTCCGTGACCGACGGCAACGGCGCGAGCGATACGGTCAACCTGATCTTCAACGTCCAGCAAAATCCGACCGCGCCGGTGACCCTGACCAGCACCGCTGGCAAGGACGTGCTGTTCGGGACGGCGGGTTATCAGGACCAGTTCGTGTTCGCGCCGAACTTCAACCACGACACGATTTTGAACTTCAAGCCCGGCATCGACCATATCGATCTCACCGCGGTGGTATCGACGGGCGATGTCGATACCTGGATCAGCCAGCACGTCGCGGCATCGCCGACCAACGCGGCGGATACCCTGATCACGATCGACAGCGCCGACACCATCACGCTGCGCAACGTCAGTCCCGCGGCGCTCGGCCACAACGACTTCCTGCTTCACGTCACGTGA
- a CDS encoding ABC transporter permease, with amino-acid sequence MLAYTSRRIVYVIPIVLSVALVCFLLVHITPGDPLVAVLPADASQELAAQLRSAYGFDRPLPVQFGLWLWRAIHGDLGNSIATGRPVLSEVMRAVGNTVMLAIAAAMIGFTLGLLFGLIAGYFRDTWVDKVATSIAIAGVSLPHYWLGMVLVIIFSVQLNWLPAVGAGPGGSGAWAWDWEHLRYLVLPAITTSVIPMGIVTRTVRALTGDILSQDFVEALRAKGLRETGVFRHVIKNAAPTALAVMGLQLGYMLGGSILIETVFSWPGSGLLLNSAIFQRDLPLLQGTILVLALFFVLLNLLVDIAQAAIDPRIKRS; translated from the coding sequence GTGCTCGCCTATACGTCCAGACGGATCGTCTACGTCATTCCGATCGTGCTCAGCGTGGCGCTGGTGTGCTTCCTCCTGGTGCACATCACGCCCGGCGACCCGCTGGTTGCGGTGCTGCCCGCCGATGCCTCGCAGGAGCTCGCCGCGCAACTGCGCAGCGCCTACGGCTTTGATCGCCCATTGCCCGTGCAATTCGGCCTGTGGCTGTGGCGCGCGATCCATGGCGATCTCGGCAATTCGATTGCGACCGGGCGGCCGGTCCTGTCGGAGGTGATGCGCGCGGTCGGCAACACCGTGATGCTGGCGATCGCGGCCGCGATGATCGGCTTCACGCTCGGCCTGCTGTTCGGCCTGATCGCCGGCTATTTCCGCGACACCTGGGTCGACAAGGTCGCGACCTCGATCGCCATCGCCGGCGTCTCGCTACCGCATTACTGGCTCGGCATGGTGCTGGTCATCATCTTCTCGGTGCAGCTCAACTGGCTGCCCGCGGTCGGCGCCGGGCCCGGCGGCTCCGGAGCCTGGGCGTGGGACTGGGAGCATCTGCGCTATCTGGTGCTGCCTGCGATCACGACTTCAGTGATCCCGATGGGCATCGTCACCCGCACGGTGCGTGCGCTGACCGGCGACATCCTGAGCCAGGATTTCGTCGAAGCGCTCCGCGCCAAGGGCCTGCGCGAGACCGGCGTGTTTCGTCACGTCATCAAGAACGCGGCGCCGACCGCGCTCGCGGTGATGGGACTTCAGCTCGGCTACATGCTCGGCGGCTCGATCCTGATCGAGACCGTGTTCTCCTGGCCGGGTTCTGGCCTGCTCTTGAACTCCGCGATCTTCCAGCGCGATCTGCCGCTGCTGCAGGGCACGATCCTGGTGCTGGCGCTGTTCTTCGTGCTGCTCAATCTCCTGGTCGACATCGCGCAGGCCGCGATCGATCCGCGCATCAAGCGGAGCTAG